Within Sinorhizobium sp. RAC02, the genomic segment GGCATTTTCGAGGCGGGTGCGCTCGATGGCATTGTCGCGGAAGACGGCGACGGCCGCGGCCATGCGGCCGATCTCGTCGGTGCGGTCCTGGCCGGGGATTTCCGTACGCACGTCACCCGAAGCGAGCTTGTCCATGGCGAGGGTCATCTCCTTGACCGGGCGCACGACGAGGCGCGACAGCACGGTGGCGAGGAAGCCCATCATGACGATGACCGCAAGCACGGTGGCGATCGTCGCGGCGATGCGGAACTGGTCGATAGCCGCGAAAGCCATGCCGCTGTCGATGGTGAAACCGAGATACCATTCCACCGACGGCAGGCCGGTGACCGGCACGAAGGAGACCAGCACCGGCTTGCCGGCATAGGTCGTGTGCGCGATGCCGCCGCCGATGGCGGGCGTCGCCTCTGGGAAGGCATCGCCAAGCGTCTTGGTGACGAGCGCCTTGTCCTGGTGGACGAGAACCTGACCGTCCTTGTTGACCAGAAAGGCGAAGCCCATGCCGCCGAGATCGACCGAATTGACCATCTCGACGAGGGATTTCAGCGAAAAGTCGCTGCCGGCGACACCGACGAGCGTGCCATCGCGCTTGACCGGCACGGCGGCGCTGATGATCAGGTCGTTGGTGGAGGCGTCGATATAGGGCTCCGTCAGCACGCTGCCGTTCGCCTTGACGGCATCCTGATACCAGGGACGCTGGCGCGGGTCGTAGCCCTCCGGCATCTCCGACTTCGGCCATTGGGTGAAGATGCCCGCTTCGTCGCCGACATAGGTGGTCATGAACTGGCCGACCAGCACGTCGTTTTGCAGCACTGCCTCGATGCCGGCGGGATCGGCGGCCTTGCCAGCGGCATTGCCCGCCATTTCGGTCAGCGCCACGCGGGCGTTCAGCCAGTTGGCAATGCTTTGGGCCGCCTGCTTGCCGGAACTGTCGATGCTTTCCTCGACGGAATTCGTCAGCACGCTGCGTTGCAGGCTATCGATATAGACGGAGAAGCCGGTAAAGGCGGCAATAACGACGAGAGACGCGACGACGAGGATGCGCGTCATCAGATTGGAGCGCTTGGACATGGGGCGCGATGTTCCTTCGGGGCGCGCTCCGCCAGAGGGCGGTAACGCGATGCTGAACGGCATGCCGGAGGGCGAGGATCGGACGCATCATGCGGCCGCCGGCAGGACGCCGGAGAGTGGCCGCACCATAGGAAAACGTGTTTAAGAGCCTGTTAAAATTGACAGACCACAAATCGCAAACGGCTTGCCGGATGCCCCCTCAGCGCCGTGCCATGAAGGCCTCGAAGGCGGCGCGGGCTTCCGGGCTTTTCAGCTGTGCCGCGAAGTGCCCCGCCTCCTCGTCGATCCGGGCGGCGACGTCGGCCCGGTCGCCACGGATGAGGTTTCGCGCGATGGCGAGCGCCTGCGGGGGCTTGGCGGCCAAGCGCTTTGCGGCCGCCAGCGCCTGCTCCTCCACCGCGGCCGGCTCGACGACGGCGTAGATGAGCCCGGCATCCCGTGCAGCTGTCGCAGAAAAACCGTCACCCGCAGCAAGCAGTGCGAAGGCGCGCTGGTGACCCATCAGGCGTGGCGCAAACAGGCTGGAGGCCGCTTCCGGCACCAGCGCCAGATCGACGAAGGGCGTGCGGAATTCTGTGCGGATCGAGGCATAGGTCAGGTCGCAATGCAGATGGATCGTCGTGCCGATACCGATCGCCAGGCCATCGACGCCGGAAACGAGCGGCTTCGTATGGGCGGCGAGCGCATGGAGAAAGTCTATGACCTCGCGACCCATCGTGCCGCCCATGGCAAACGCCATGAAATCGTTGAGGTCGTTGCCGGCGGAAAAGCAGCCTTCCGAGCCGAGGAAGACGGTGGCGCGCACGCTTTCATCCGCGTCACCCGCCTTCAGCGCGTCCGTCATCGCCTGGTACATGGCGCGTGTGATGGCGTTCTTCTTTTCCACGCGGTTGAGGCGGATTACCTGCACACCGGGAGCATTTTCCGGGCGTTCGATCAGAATATGGTCGGTCATGCTTTTTCCTTCAGCCCAGAACCGTACGCGCCGCCGCAAGGCTTGCGGCACCGCTCATGACACGGTCCTTGAGCGCGACCGTTTCCCCGATGACATTTTCCGCGGCAAAGCGGCAGAGGGCTGCGCGTTCCGAATTGCGACCGTCGCCGCCATCGGCGAGCGCGCCCTTGGCGAGATAGGCGCCGGTCAGCACCAGACCGAAGAGCCGTTGATACGGCGTGGCGCCGGCCAGCGCTTCGGCCTGCTTGCCCTCGGCGAGCGTGGCAAGCAGCCATTCGGTGGCGGCTTCGAGGTCTGCGATGCTGGCTTCCAGGCGCGCGCCGGTGTCGCCGAGTTCAGGCGTGTTCGCCGCGCGGGCCCTCGCTGCAATGTCGCGCAGTTCGGCGATGAAGCCGCGGATGTGACTACCCTCGGCGAGCGGCAGCTTGCGGGTCACGAGGTCGATGGCCTGGATGCCGTTCGTGCCCTCGTAGATCGGCGCGATACGGGCGTCGCGATAGAGGCGAGCGGCACCCGTCTCCTCGATGAAGCCCATGCCGCCATGCACCTGCACGCCAAGCGAGGAGACATCGACACCGGCATCAGTGGCAAAGCTTTTCGCGATGGGGGTGAGCAGGCTGGCGCGGTCGGTCCAGTGTTCTGCATCATCGCCATGCGACAGATCGACGGCGTGGGCGCAGGCATAGGTGATGGCCCGCGCACCCTGGGTCAGCACCTTCATGGTCAGCAGCATGCGGGCGACGTCCGGGTGCTCGATGATCGGGCTCATGCCGGCCCCCTGCCAGCCGGGTGCCTTGCCCTGCGTGCGCTCCTTGGCATAGGCGATCGCCTTCTGCGTCGCGGCTTCGGCAATCGCCACGCCCTGCATGCCGACGGCAAGGCGGGCGTTGTTCATCATGGTGAACATGCAGGCAAGGCCGCGGTTCTCCTCGCCGATCAGCCAGCCGATGGCGCCCGGCTCGTCACCGAAGCGGCCGTCGCCGTAGATCATGGTGCAGGTCGGCGAAGCGTGGATGCCGAGCTTGTGTTCGATGGAATGGCAATGCGCATCGTTGCGAGGCCCCA encodes:
- a CDS encoding crotonase/enoyl-CoA hydratase family protein, with protein sequence MTDHILIERPENAPGVQVIRLNRVEKKNAITRAMYQAMTDALKAGDADESVRATVFLGSEGCFSAGNDLNDFMAFAMGGTMGREVIDFLHALAAHTKPLVSGVDGLAIGIGTTIHLHCDLTYASIRTEFRTPFVDLALVPEAASSLFAPRLMGHQRAFALLAAGDGFSATAARDAGLIYAVVEPAAVEEQALAAAKRLAAKPPQALAIARNLIRGDRADVAARIDEEAGHFAAQLKSPEARAAFEAFMARR
- a CDS encoding acyl-CoA dehydrogenase is translated as MYKAPVEEIAFTLKHVAGLTPALDGGHLGDLTDDLVDAILSEAGRFATEEVAPLAAIGDTQGARFVDGNVSMPDGWPALYKAWAEGGWNSLTASPDFGGQGLPHMLHVAALEMWNSGSMAFAIGPTLTIGAIEALTAHGSDHLKSTYLPKMVSGEWMGSMNLTEPHAGSDLGVMKTRAERRDDGTYRLFGQKIFITYGEHDFTDNIVHLVLARLPDAPAGTRGISLFLVPKFLVNEDGSLGPRNDAHCHSIEHKLGIHASPTCTMIYGDGRFGDEPGAIGWLIGEENRGLACMFTMMNNARLAVGMQGVAIAEAATQKAIAYAKERTQGKAPGWQGAGMSPIIEHPDVARMLLTMKVLTQGARAITYACAHAVDLSHGDDAEHWTDRASLLTPIAKSFATDAGVDVSSLGVQVHGGMGFIEETGAARLYRDARIAPIYEGTNGIQAIDLVTRKLPLAEGSHIRGFIAELRDIAARARAANTPELGDTGARLEASIADLEAATEWLLATLAEGKQAEALAGATPYQRLFGLVLTGAYLAKGALADGGDGRNSERAALCRFAAENVIGETVALKDRVMSGAASLAAARTVLG
- a CDS encoding methyl-accepting chemotaxis protein; amino-acid sequence: MSKRSNLMTRILVVASLVVIAAFTGFSVYIDSLQRSVLTNSVEESIDSSGKQAAQSIANWLNARVALTEMAGNAAGKAADPAGIEAVLQNDVLVGQFMTTYVGDEAGIFTQWPKSEMPEGYDPRQRPWYQDAVKANGSVLTEPYIDASTNDLIISAAVPVKRDGTLVGVAGSDFSLKSLVEMVNSVDLGGMGFAFLVNKDGQVLVHQDKALVTKTLGDAFPEATPAIGGGIAHTTYAGKPVLVSFVPVTGLPSVEWYLGFTIDSGMAFAAIDQFRIAATIATVLAVIVMMGFLATVLSRLVVRPVKEMTLAMDKLASGDVRTEIPGQDRTDEIGRMAAAVAVFRDNAIERTRLENAAEEGRVLSESERREREAAKAREAAEIHHAVEALADGLGRLAEGDLAHRIDAPFAGHLDRLRTDFNHSVTKLHTAMTTVGQNARAIDAGAMEIRTAADDLARRTEQQAASVEETAAALEEITTTVKDSTRRAEEVGSLVSRTRTGAEKSGEVVRRAVSAMQGIERSSSEITNIIGVIDDIAFQTNLLALNAGVEAARAGEAGKGFAVVAQEVRELAQRSANAAKEIKALITTSSDQVRSGVSLVDETGAALEAIVREVQEINGHVNAIVTAAREQSTGLQEINTAVNTMDQGTQQNAAMVEEQTAASHGLAAEAAALNALLAQFRLGQGGATYVANPVRRAA